Proteins encoded in a region of the Pseudomonas putida genome:
- a CDS encoding TerC family protein, translating to MEYLLELAASPTAWVALATLVAMEVVLGIDNLIFISILTNKLPVEYRSKARRIGISMALVMRLALLSTVAWIVQLTDPVFEVFGNAFSWKDVILIAGGLFLLWKATKEIHESVDPHGAKEEAKVGSTVTLGFAAAIFQILLLDIVFSVDSIITAVGMTEHLPIMIIAVITAVIVMMVAADPLANFINDNPTVVMLALGFLIMIGMTLIAEGFGAHVPKGYVYAAMAFSTAIEILNILARRARLKREAAEG from the coding sequence ATGGAATATTTGCTGGAACTCGCCGCTAGCCCTACCGCCTGGGTTGCCCTGGCTACGCTGGTGGCCATGGAAGTTGTACTGGGTATCGACAACCTGATCTTCATCTCGATCCTGACCAACAAGCTGCCGGTGGAGTACCGCTCCAAGGCACGGCGTATCGGCATCAGCATGGCCTTGGTCATGCGCCTGGCCTTGCTCAGCACGGTGGCCTGGATCGTCCAGTTGACCGACCCGGTGTTCGAAGTGTTCGGCAACGCCTTCTCGTGGAAGGATGTGATCCTGATTGCCGGTGGCCTGTTCCTGCTGTGGAAGGCGACCAAGGAGATTCACGAAAGCGTCGACCCGCACGGTGCCAAGGAAGAAGCCAAGGTTGGCTCGACCGTTACCCTGGGCTTTGCTGCGGCAATCTTCCAGATCCTGCTGCTGGACATCGTCTTCTCGGTCGACAGCATCATCACCGCCGTGGGTATGACCGAGCACCTGCCGATCATGATCATTGCCGTGATCACTGCGGTGATCGTAATGATGGTGGCCGCCGACCCGCTGGCCAACTTCATCAACGACAACCCGACCGTCGTGATGCTGGCCCTGGGCTTCCTGATCATGATCGGTATGACGCTGATCGCCGAAGGGTTTGGCGCTCATGTACCGAAGGGTTATGTGTATGCCGCCATGGCGTTCTCGACGGCTATCGAGATCCTCAACATCCTGGCGCGTCGGGCGCGTTTGAAGCGTGAGGCAGCTGAAGGTTGA
- the sstT gene encoding serine/threonine transporter SstT produces MTPLLRFLNRTSLVTQIVIGLLAGIALALLAPAIARDLAFLGKVFVSALKAVAPVLVFILVMASIANHRHGQETHIRPILWLYLLGTFAAAVVAVVASMLFPSHLVLSTGEATLSAPGGITEVMQNLVLSAVDNPVNALLNANFIGILTWAIGLGVALRHAGETTRTVVDDLSNGVTLIVRMVIRFAPLGIFGLVSSTLAQSGLNALLGYLHLLAVLIGCMLFVALVMNPLIVFWKIRRNPYPLTLLCLRESGITAFFTRSSAANIPVNLALSERLGLHEDTYSVSIPLGATINMAGAAITITVLTLAAVHTLGIPVDLPTAVLLSVVAAVCACGASGVAGGSLLLIPLACSLFGIPSEIAMQVVAVGFIIGVLQDSAETALNSSTDVLFTAAACLAEERRNP; encoded by the coding sequence ATGACCCCCCTCCTCCGTTTCCTCAACCGCACCAGCCTGGTCACGCAGATCGTCATCGGTTTGCTCGCCGGCATCGCCCTTGCGCTGCTGGCACCTGCCATCGCCCGCGACCTGGCTTTCCTCGGCAAGGTATTCGTCAGCGCCCTGAAAGCGGTTGCGCCCGTGCTGGTGTTCATCCTGGTCATGGCTTCGATCGCCAACCATCGTCACGGCCAGGAAACCCACATTCGCCCGATCCTCTGGTTGTACCTGCTGGGCACCTTTGCCGCAGCGGTGGTGGCCGTGGTCGCCAGCATGCTGTTCCCGTCGCACCTGGTGCTGAGCACGGGCGAGGCCACGCTGAGCGCACCAGGCGGCATTACCGAGGTGATGCAGAACCTGGTGCTGAGCGCGGTCGACAACCCGGTCAATGCCCTGCTCAACGCCAACTTCATCGGCATACTCACCTGGGCCATCGGCCTGGGCGTGGCCCTGCGTCATGCCGGCGAAACCACCCGTACCGTAGTAGACGACCTGTCCAATGGCGTGACCTTGATCGTGCGCATGGTCATCCGTTTCGCCCCGCTGGGCATCTTTGGGCTGGTCAGCTCCACCCTGGCCCAGTCAGGCCTGAACGCGCTGCTCGGCTACCTGCACCTGCTGGCGGTACTGATCGGCTGCATGCTGTTCGTGGCGCTGGTGATGAACCCACTCATCGTGTTCTGGAAGATCCGCCGCAACCCTTACCCACTGACGCTGCTGTGCCTGCGCGAAAGCGGCATTACCGCATTCTTCACCCGCAGCTCGGCCGCCAACATTCCGGTCAACCTGGCATTGTCGGAACGCCTTGGCCTGCATGAAGACACCTATTCGGTGTCGATCCCGCTGGGCGCGACCATCAACATGGCCGGTGCGGCGATCACCATTACCGTACTGACCCTGGCCGCCGTGCATACCTTGGGCATCCCGGTGGACCTGCCAACTGCCGTGCTGCTCAGCGTGGTGGCGGCGGTGTGCGCCTGCGGTGCCTCGGGCGTGGCTGGGGGCTCGCTGCTACTGATTCCACTGGCATGCAGCCTGTTTGGCATCCCCAGCGAAATTGCCATGCAGGTGGTGGCGGTAGGCTTCATTATCGGCGTGCTGCAGGATTCGGCCGAAACGGCGCTGAATTCTTCGACCGATGTGCTGTTCACTGCGGCGGCCTGCCTGGCCGAAGAGCGGCGCAACCCTTGA
- a CDS encoding YceH family protein, with protein sequence MSEHETAGVGRFNSVEIRILGSLIEKQATSPESYPLTLNALVLACNQKTSREPVMNLTQGQVGQALRALEGQDLTRLQMGSRADRWEQRVDKALELVPAQLVLMGLMFLRGPQTLNELLTRSNRLHDFDDTEQIQHQLERLISRDLALHLPRQAGQREDRYTHALGDPAEIEAILAARQQEGGARSSGASVSEERIEALEARIAALEARLAELEG encoded by the coding sequence ATGTCAGAACACGAAACCGCCGGTGTTGGCCGCTTCAACAGCGTTGAGATCCGCATTCTCGGTTCGCTGATCGAAAAGCAGGCCACCAGCCCGGAAAGCTACCCGCTGACCCTCAATGCCCTGGTCCTGGCCTGCAACCAGAAGACCAGCCGCGAACCTGTGATGAACCTCACCCAAGGCCAGGTTGGCCAAGCCCTGCGTGCGCTTGAAGGGCAGGACCTGACCCGCTTGCAGATGGGCAGCCGTGCCGACCGCTGGGAACAGCGGGTAGACAAGGCACTGGAGCTGGTGCCCGCACAGCTGGTACTGATGGGCCTGATGTTCCTGCGCGGCCCGCAAACGCTCAACGAACTGCTGACCCGCAGCAACCGCCTGCACGACTTCGACGACACCGAGCAGATTCAGCATCAGCTGGAGCGCCTGATCTCGCGGGACCTGGCCTTGCACCTGCCGCGTCAGGCCGGCCAGCGTGAGGACCGCTACACCCACGCCTTGGGCGACCCGGCGGAAATCGAGGCGATCCTCGCTGCACGCCAGCAGGAAGGTGGCGCACGCAGCAGTGGCGCCAGTGTGTCGGAAGAACGCATCGAAGCCCTCGAAGCACGCATTGCAGCGCTGGAAGCACGGCTGGCCGAGCTGGAAGGCTGA
- the ahpF gene encoding alkyl hydroperoxide reductase subunit F has protein sequence MLDATLKSQLKTYLERVTQPIEIVASLDDGAKSRELHDLLVEIAGLSNLITFSADGTDARRPSFSLNRPGDSISLRFAGIPMGHEFTSLVLALLQVGGHPSKASAEVIEQIQALEGEFTFETYFSLSCQNCPDVVQALNLMAVLNPNVRHVAIDGALFQEEVEARKIMAVPSIYLNGEVFGQGRMGLEEILGKIDTSAGARQAEKINAKDAFDVLVVGGGPAGAAAAIYAARKGIRTGVAAAERFGGQVLDTLAIENFISVQETEGPKLATALEEHVKQYDVDIMNLQRGEALIPASEGGLHEVRLAGGASLKAKTVILATGARWREMNVPGEQEYRGRGVAYCPHCDGPLFKGKRVAVIGGGNSGVEAAIDLAGIVAQVTLIEFDSQLRADAVLQRKLHSLPNVKVITSALTTEVLGNGEKVTGLRYKDRTTDEQHDVALEGIFVQIGLLPNTDWLKGTVELSPRGEIIVDAKGQTSIPGVFAAGDVTTVPYKQIVIAVGEGAKASLAAFDHLIRTSAPA, from the coding sequence ATGTTGGACGCCACGCTTAAATCGCAACTGAAAACCTACCTGGAGCGGGTCACCCAGCCGATCGAGATCGTTGCCTCCCTCGACGACGGCGCGAAGTCCCGCGAATTGCATGACTTGCTGGTGGAAATTGCCGGCCTGTCGAACCTCATTACATTCAGCGCGGACGGTACCGATGCCCGTCGCCCGTCGTTCTCGCTGAACCGCCCGGGTGACAGCATCAGCCTGCGCTTCGCCGGCATCCCCATGGGCCACGAGTTCACCTCGCTGGTGCTGGCGCTGCTGCAAGTCGGCGGCCACCCATCCAAGGCCAGTGCTGAAGTGATCGAGCAGATCCAGGCCCTGGAAGGCGAATTCACCTTCGAAACCTACTTCTCGCTGTCGTGCCAGAACTGCCCGGACGTGGTCCAGGCGTTGAACCTGATGGCGGTGCTCAACCCCAACGTGCGCCATGTGGCCATCGACGGTGCGCTGTTCCAGGAAGAAGTGGAAGCGCGCAAGATCATGGCGGTGCCGAGCATCTACCTGAACGGTGAAGTGTTTGGCCAGGGCCGCATGGGCCTGGAAGAAATCCTTGGCAAGATCGACACCAGCGCCGGCGCCCGCCAGGCCGAGAAGATCAACGCCAAGGACGCCTTCGACGTGCTGGTGGTCGGCGGTGGCCCCGCTGGCGCCGCTGCTGCCATCTATGCTGCGCGTAAAGGCATCCGCACTGGCGTTGCAGCAGCCGAGCGCTTCGGCGGCCAGGTGCTCGACACCCTGGCCATCGAGAACTTCATCTCGGTGCAGGAAACCGAAGGGCCTAAGCTGGCCACGGCGCTGGAAGAGCACGTCAAGCAGTACGATGTCGACATCATGAACCTGCAGCGCGGCGAAGCGTTGATTCCGGCCAGCGAGGGTGGCTTGCACGAAGTACGCCTGGCAGGCGGCGCCTCGCTTAAAGCCAAGACCGTGATCTTGGCCACCGGCGCCCGCTGGCGCGAAATGAACGTGCCAGGTGAGCAGGAATACCGTGGCCGTGGCGTGGCCTACTGCCCGCACTGTGATGGCCCCCTGTTCAAGGGCAAGCGCGTAGCGGTGATCGGCGGCGGCAACTCGGGCGTGGAGGCGGCCATCGACCTGGCCGGTATCGTCGCCCAGGTGACGCTGATCGAGTTCGACAGCCAACTGCGTGCCGACGCGGTTTTGCAGCGCAAGTTGCACAGTTTGCCGAACGTGAAAGTCATTACCAGCGCACTCACCACCGAGGTGCTGGGCAATGGCGAGAAAGTGACTGGCTTGCGCTACAAGGACCGCACCACCGATGAACAGCATGACGTGGCGCTGGAAGGTATCTTCGTGCAGATCGGACTGTTGCCCAACACCGACTGGCTCAAAGGCACCGTCGAGCTGTCGCCGCGTGGCGAGATCATCGTCGACGCCAAGGGCCAGACCAGTATCCCGGGTGTGTTTGCAGCGGGTGACGTGACGACCGTGCCGTACAAGCAGATCGTGATTGCGGTGGGTGAGGGGGCCAAGGCTTCGCTGGCGGCCTTCGACCACCTGATTCGCACTTCGGCGCCGGCGTAA